atgttaaatcgcgaattatattaaaacatttcacatATAAAAAAGTTCTAAATTATGAGATTCAAGATGATTGGATGGGAGTGGGAAGAGGATGCTGCAAAGAGTTATTATTCGGTTAGGTATAACTGTGCAATAGATATGAAAAAATTGCCAACAGATTTCTGTGTACGTAAATGAGACAAAagattatatttatgtacaaaatgttttaattaaatatccaaATAAGATATTTTGCTTCACatacaatttattgatttaagttcctatttattacattattagagGAACATCCAAATAGGAGGAAATCAGCTTTAAGAAATAAGTCAACAAAAAtaggaagtaaaaaaataaatgggcacgaattgtttaattaaaaatattggggTGAATTTTGTGATAGATGAAATATTGatatagttaattttgaaaacactagATTCCAACAAAATTTGCAGAGAAGCAATGTTCTTAACGACTATAAATAAGGTGGTCATGATTTTGTTTAAGTTTGAGGGCCGCCTCATTAGAACGTATAACGTGGCGAGAACTTtacgagatatttataagatcaattttggAACCATGTTTCAACTTGTGTGGGCTTATATAGTTTATACATGAATTAAGCCAATTTGATAAGTTTATATTCGGCTTTTATAATAACAATGATTCAGTGGTAGGATTGTGGGCCCAATGCCACCAATGTTAACCAGTTGAGTTCACGGAGCCGACCACAATACCCTTGGGCTTCGAATGAGTCGGCGGCCTCCACCCTCTCCGTTGAAAGCAACCGCAAGCTGTTAGTGTTGGTTAGTTTGCATTGTTCAAGTTCTCCCAAGATTGGGTAAACTTTGTCGAGAACTTAGATCTATCACCCGATCTCCGTCTTTGGGCTaccccctctctctctctatctcatGGTAATGAATGAAAGAATCATGattgtaaaaactataatatgtATTGTAGAATAAATGACAGACATTTTAGGATATCCTTATTAATGACGTTTGCCactcaatgtaatatttttagagCTTAAAAAGGTTTGatgtattttgtgttatttagaGGTGTGAAAATATATGATAGTATTCTAATAAAAGTCTGTTAAGAAAAACGAAAAGTAACAAGTTGCAAGGAATATTTTCTTCATGAATTTGATTTATGGTCtgatatattaagaaatgtatattttaaatatttgtcttcataatattaaaaattccttcCCAGACAGTTTTAGTTTTGTGGTTTACCCAATCCAATCACAGCTAGTCGTCCAGCTGCAGCGACTATAAACACACTATAGCTCAGCACAATACAGACGGGGTTATAACCGCAGCGGTGGTAATAAGGGTTTTATTAAAACGGCGAGAAGGCAACCTTTGATAACAAAACCTGCCTCTCCCAGGGAAAGACTCTTTCTAAATGAAATTTCGCTACTTCAGAAAGCCTGGCCTTTTATAACTTCCACATTAGTTGAACTTCTTCCTTCTCAGGAAGTTAAAAAACTTCTCTTATAGCAAGAATGAGAATTAAAActtcaagaatattttattctgttaaaaatttaacttttatcgTAGACTTATGAGCTCTTATTTAACTGTATTTGTCTAgtggtttaaaataaaagattaattttatcattttataatttgattattgcataatttaaattatttgtttgtgaaaatatttggatcataaatatacttatatatacaattaagtacCATTTGCTAAAGTTATGGATTTTCAGACAATTTCTATGGAAAACATTACAGAGTTATAAAcgtaagataaataaattatattcaggtAACTAACTAGACATAAAGACTGGAAGTTAGCACTTCTAGGGTCTGCATATGATCAGCTGGcactaatttaatgtttatgttatatattaagtgTCTGAAGATTAATTGGTTTTAAGTGTAATAAGGTACAAAACGtttcatatgttatttttaaactttttgatacTCTTCTATTACTTTACTGTATTTAAAGctgggaaatatatttttattagttgtccattgcattaaaaacatttttgttagaGTTCAATCaacatactaaattttaaaatttacatttttatgttgtatCGTAATGAATTATTACAcacaaattagttttatatgtcaGTTACGATATTGTTAtaagaatgattatattttattctctttatttgtgtttagagaggttttttttttgttctcttaggacaagaagcttataaattgcacttagtcctgtaaggacctttgcgctgcttccggagtgataggatattcaggatgggtaaggttagggagtaggggccgcctcctatcgagatccatgaggaagaattagggcactacatctcaaagtcatcccggaagaagggaggccagctgtgaaccagcctctccagtcaaagtaggcaggggggcacacccttgttgaggttagcaagagcctctgaggtaagggaacaaaccccaccaactccaacagccatcttccacagtagactagacctattgaattgcccatgaaccccagaatctcaatatttgcggttagtgatgagccgttactggacatccataaggttgcccatattgaagtggcacatcggtttttgctgtgcccagtggtgggttcaactggtaggtataaaccagccagaagtgatccctgctgggtagtTTAGAGAGGTTACTTACctctaaagatatttttcatttcatttcgagCTCCACCACACCACAACTATTGCGGCTGACAATCAATTTATGATTCAGAAGACATtcttctatcgatttcaagaaaaaccaggttgtgtgcatGTACAATGCAATTTGCTCCTTCTCTCCTGGAGTCCATTGTCCCACTTACAATGGAACAATGGAGTTTGGCAATTCACTGTTCTGTTTTATACTTATCTAGTGTTCTGGGTATTtggaactaatattttatttctaaactgtcaaaattttaacccaaaatatcgaGTCTAACACTTCCTAATTACCGAGCTAATTTTTCATTCGTACATTTTTGGCTAAAGAAAAAATTCACGTCGGTTGTTCCAATGGTAATCGTAACAATTAAAATTCTAAGACATTTAGATTTGGcatgtatttaagaattttaaaattaagaaagtgATTTTAGAACACCATGGAGTTACAGCGAATCACGATATGCGTTAAAGTAAGGTGTGCGATCAGGAATTATCTCACATTTTGTTCATGGAATgttgtttaatttgattaaagtTGAATCTCGTACATTTATgactacaatatttttactacaaatgaAACAGAAACGGAATAGTAACACAACTTAGATGACGATAAAGTAACTATTTAAACATGTCGCATTACTCTGTTGTTATAATCTATAATGCAACAAGTATAGTTCATTGAATCATTTTATTGCTGAGTTTTAAGACGtgataaaatactgtaaattaactttgttttctTTTCAGTATATTGAGCTATAAAACAAACactaaggtattaaaaataagcaaaactcATAAATCGTTACTACAAATTGACCATACTATTTATTCGCCTGATGGAATtcaagttacattttttatttacttcaaccTGAGATGGCTGCAACTTAGCAACTTCAGTATATCTTTCGAACATGTGAAGTTTGTTCAAAGTATCTGGGAAGTAAACAAATCACCAGCTGTTCTGTTGTGTTTATCTATCAGGTTAACTTTGTTCTGAACTTTATTAGAGTAGTAAATTATCGGTTTTATTTTATCcggaaaatattacaatttaaggTTAACTTTACTAAAGTGCAGCAAGAGCATGGAGTCTTGGGACCAAGTTATTCCGACGGTATCCATCACGCAGAACCATGTCAACACCAACCTGCAGTGCACCGTGTGCTGTGAAAACTTCAAGGTGCGAGAATCGGCAAGCCTGCTAGAGTGTGCTCACATGTTCCACCCTTCGTGCATCCACCCTTGGCTGCGGCTCAAAACCACCTGTCCCGTCTGCCGCCACGATTTGCAGGCCCGGGAGGAAGATAACTCTGACCCCGAAGTGACCTTCTCTGACGGTGACATGCAGGCCCAGGAGGATAACCAACTTTCCACAGAAGATAGCTCTCAATCGGAAATTTCTACTTCAAGTTCTTCCTCGGACGGCGAACTGCAAAACTACGACGATCCCCAGCTCTCCACCGAGGAGGATGACTCCAGCCTGGAAATCTCTACCTCAGAATCCTCGTTGGATGATGAATTACAGATCCGGGCGAATGAGCAGATCTTAATAGAGGAGAATGACTTGGAAATGTCCGCCTTAAATTCCTCCTCTGATGAAGTATATTGGATCTGACTTTCCAAGACATGATGTCCATCGGCCTAGTGTGTGGCGCCAGCTGTGCGTATCGGGTGCTCTGAAAGGCCTTGGGAAATTTCGTCAAAGGCACGGAACTATCCTTTGtaatttatggtaataaattaaaattaacccatttattttcaaattgctTCTTCAATGAAACACACCGTTTAGTAGGATCTTATTTGAGATAACTTCGAGGTGAATTTGCTACCATTTTAAAGGATTGAATAGTTTCAGAAAGAggaataatcgttattaaagatttgcgttacacttgttttttggactgtagccagggaaagaataattctttgaggcatgttagtattcatttctctgtttttccataagccattgttaaaatgtaatgtcataatgtcaaggaagcccaacggtttaaagtaacttatgtgaaaatatttataactttgttcattaaggttagttttataacagcatttaatgcattagatgattttaattcgtcgctggcgcaatctggagtaaaatttatatattaatgttttatttactatctgcattacactaccgatcaaacactgtttacttattgttgatcaaatttaaatttaagcagATGTTTCAGGAAGTTtttcgaactatagctgtcattAGCTGTTTAATaccagtttaatttaaattatgaaacgtaaaaactaaaatatttctgaattctaaaatattccaggtagcttttctaaactttttcttcgcaaaaaccttcctcggatttcaatggatattttacaaaaagaattaaccaaatTGGTCCACCCGTTCTCGATATTAGCGCTTActaacacattttgcgattcatttttatttataacattacagcAGAACACAGTCCATTACTATTACTCCAGtaatattgaaacataattttaattgacATCTTAGAAAATTCCAAGACCAAAGCGATAGATTGTGTGTAAAAATCTCTTATTATGCCAAGAAAAAACACATGACTCGCgagttttttaatgaatgaaagtCACGTTCCTTGGGTGTGATTAACGAACTGTATTAGATTAATTTAGTGAGgaacaatgtttttctatttatatctCAAAGTCCTTATAAGAAGCATTACTCATCGCTGGTTAGAAGGTGATCCATCATCCACCAACACAAATGACACTTTGGTAGAGTAAATCTTTCCTTGGAGGAGTCGCAGTGTGTTAACAGTTGATAAACCGATTGTTTAACGCTAGTTCCGACCTTAGACCAAGGTGTTAAGGCCAATATTTCCCTTAACAATCTATTAACGGTTGTGCGTCGGTTGTGATTTTCATGGTATTTATGTACTCGAGCActtctttataattttagttgTTCCCATGAGTGTGTTGACCGAACGAAACGAAAATAACAAGTGGGGACGGTCCAAAACGTTCTTGTGCGAGTGTGTGTATGTGCGAGTAATGTGAGGGTCTACCCATACATTATCTTGAGCATGTTTTGATGTAAAGCGGAGAGATTTAGCACAACTGTTGGTATAGTAAGGCACGACCGGAAGTTGGCAATTTTCACTCTACCTCTTAGACTGGAACTGGCAGTTTTACCAGTCATCATCTCAAGCATTCTTCTTTACTTAATTTGTCGATCTGGCAACGATTCACACTCAACTATGGCACCTGTAAGTTTTAAAAGTCAACAGACGTGGATTGCACAAAGTCCATCAGCCTTTGATGGGTCAGTCAACTAGATAGGTAATAATGTTGAAGGAAATGTTCTCAATATGGACAATTAGTGTTCACTGACTATTACTAAGTTATATTTACTTCTATTGGAGGCTTACTGttacaatgtaatttataactgtaaataattgtacaaataaaaattattattcgtCTTTAAGCACATTGTAAATTATGTGGTAAAGATTTagtaactttgatttttaaacattttaaaaattacgcaCCGATATGGGAAAAATGTGTTAACTTATATGGTTTTCTATCATACACTCTTTGCCTCTTCAAGAGGAAGATCTAGCAGAATACTGAAAAAGCGGTaaagtaagttttatataaaGAGGTAACTTTTAATGTGATAGAGAAAACAAAGTTTCATTACTTGTACATTTTTtgataagatataaataaaagaataaaaatggagTACAGCAAGGTACGGCCATCTAGCGTTTGTTGTCCTGCAACGCGTTATTAATATGGTACTTCTAAGGCAGTTCTCTTAATTTCCAGCCCATCAGATTTGTTAAATGGCTGTAGTATAATAGCGTCCAACACTCGAGTGATCTATTACCAATTACAATTATTGGAATGCTGACAGACATTTATACCCTGACCTCGGCTGTTACTGGTTACCGAGTTACCGGTTTCCAAACAAAACAATCGTTATTATAAcaccaaatcattcagcccagctgttactgaaacaacagtatcccggtaataggttaccactgaattacctgttactgacactaatacaGATCCACTAATATCAGATCTGTAATGGCAGCAAGTCAGACACGATTatcctttaaaatagtaaaaattaagtaaactttATACAGTTTGGAGCGTTATCTATAGATACCCATAAAATCCAAATACCACTGACTAATCcattcactcactcactcactcattcactcactcactcatcgcTCTATCTCAACAACGACAAGACCCAGAATCCTGAAATTTGGCATGGTGGTCGTACTTATGATGTAGATGTGCAATAAGGCTGGGTTTTCAAAAATTCGTTTTTTAAGTGGTTAAACCACGTGGATAGTTTGCAAACGAATTTTTGGACTCAATTTAGCCACTTTGAGCACTCCCAAagtacttttatagttatttctcAAGTTTGGAACTGTAAAAcctactaaaataaacagtatactacagtaaaagttaacacgttcactgctaaatattggaaaaaaattttagaatatgctaaaataaaatataattttttacttactatATGGTGAGGCCAGTTTTGTAGATAGGAAAAGAAGCTGCCAGAAGTTAACCTTGCACCCGGAAGTGACGTCATAAAGTTGTGGGACGACGCCGGTCACCCATCAGCACTGCCGAAAACTCCTCCATGTGGGACACTGGTATCCCATGCGCACTGACTAAACTTTTAGGGCTGTTTCGTGCTTTTCCTTCACTACATCGTATTGTTTATGACAAAAAagtcatcaaaataaaattaaaaactaaataaaacctatttacatgtatttacatCCCCTCCCACCACCCTTTCTTCTAAAAACAGTCCTAAGCATGGTGTTTTTTCAAAAGCATGCCACAGGACAGAGTGAAGGTTCTCCTGGGCACTGTGCACAAAAAGTATGCAGTACGTTTTTTCTCTTCCTTCACTGTGGCAGACTCTGCAACGTTTTTCTCTTCTGCCGATTCCTGTTGTCCTTCCTTCAATCAAGGAGACAACGTGCAGTGCCTTCTCATTGCTTCGGCGAGGACGTTCTGGGGCTTGTAGCTCTTTCTCAGGGACAAGGGATTCGATGACAGCTAGCCTGAAGTCATAAAGATTCATTGTTTCTTGGGGATTGGAAAGGTTGTACAGCTTCAAGGCGTTCACCAGTGCCATCTGCATTATGTGTACAAAGATCTTTTTTGTACCACCTCAGCGTTTTTCTTTCGCATGGATAGTACGCTAGCATTTGATCTGCCCTATCCACTCCCttcataaatgtgttatatttcacAATGGGCAGGGGTTTTTACTCTAGCTACTCCATGGCGATTCCGTGATTCAACCATGTTGTTTTCAAACTCTGTAGTGATGTATGTCACTACAAACGCTTGTCCTTCACTTGGCAACAGTGACTTGTTCTGCACTCCGAGCAATTGTCCTCACCTTTTTTACTTTGGCTGATTTTACCTCATCTGGCAGGTACTTTCTGTCTGCTCTAAGTGTGCCAGTACAATACGTCTTCTTCCTAAGCAGTTGGTAGGCCAAAGGAAAGCTATTGTAAAAATTATCCATGTACAACGAGTGACCATGGTTGAGCTTCCCTCTCATAAGATGTAGTACTACCTTTGTGGCATGACCTTTCCCACCTAAGTCACTGAGAGATCCTGAGTAGACAAGGGAAAACGAAAGTATGAGACCACCAGGTTCACAAAGAGTGTACAGTTTGATGCCGTACTTGTGGCGCTTTCCTTTGATGTACTGTCGGAAAATCAACCGACCGCGCCACAAAACCATAGCCTCATCCAAAGAAAGTTCTTTGCCTGGATAGTAAACATCATCCATCTTTTTTGTTGAAGTGGTCAACTAGCATCCTTACTTTTGACAAACGGTCTTCCTGTACACCTTGAGCTACATTTTGATGATGTGAGAAATGAATGCATCGTAATATAATCAAAAAACCGATCACGGCTCATATGGTCACGGAAGCAATTCAAGTTGAACATTCGATGGGTTTTCCAGTAGTCATTGAGGCGGT
The Homalodisca vitripennis isolate AUS2020 chromosome 4, UT_GWSS_2.1, whole genome shotgun sequence DNA segment above includes these coding regions:
- the LOC124360956 gene encoding E3 ubiquitin-protein ligase RNF126-like, which produces MESWDQVIPTVSITQNHVNTNLQCTVCCENFKVRESASLLECAHMFHPSCIHPWLRLKTTCPVCRHDLQAREEDNSDPEVTFSDGDMQAQEDNQLSTEDSSQSEISTSSSSSDGELQNYDDPQLSTEEDDSSLEISTSESSLDDELQIRANEQILIEENDLEMSALNSSSDEVYWI